The genomic stretch GACTGTACCTGCAAAAACCTGAGTCAGTTGAGCGGCAGGAACCCAATCTGTGCCGGATGTAAAAGAAAATTTTGGAGTATGCCCCAGATAGACATTCCAATTGGATGAGTCATTAATGGTGGCTGAAGGATCAAGATAAAAAGTAAGCCCCGTAATATTTCCGGCAGCATTAGCATTTACTTCCTGTCTGGGATAAATCTGCTGAACATAGGAATAGGAAAAAAAACTACTCACAGGCGCAGTTCCCACACTTGTGCTTCCGATATTGATATTGATCTGAGCATTAACAGTACATACTGCAAACAACAGAGATAAAAGTAAAATTCTTTTCATTATTAATAATATTACCATTGAATACAATGCTAATTTAACAATAAAATATTGATTCCTGTAATAAAAAAAAATTTTCAACCATATCTATTCATTAACATACAGACTTTCAGTACTAATCTCATTATTTAATTAAAATATTTAAACATTTAATAACAAAAACACTACTAACCTAAAAACAAAATCAAATAATCCTTATTTTTAATACCTATTTTAATATATTTACATTAAATATCAACGATATGTATAAAAGACTATTTTTTGCAAGTCTATTCCTTACAGGTCTATTCAAATCACAGACGACAACGATGACGAATCTGATTTCAGATGCGGTATATTATGACGGCTATGCTGCGCCGGTTGCCAATCCGGTTCCTAATGGTCTGATCAGACTGGGAAATACCAGATACGCAAGAAAACTTACAGATACTGAACTTGATTCCTTTAAGGCAAAAATTGCCATGAGAGTAACCATAGGAGCTTTATGTGATAATTACGATCGTTTGGGAGAGGTATTTCTAGCACTTGTTCCTAAAAATCAGCCAACTTATACTATGGATGATGCGAATGTGAAAAGAATTGAAGCTGCCCGATATATCACCCCTTTCATGAACAAAAACCGTTCCCCAATAGAAGTCCCTTACACTTACGATATCAGCAACCTGTACAGTGTGTTTCACAATACTGAACTGCGTAATGCTTATGATATGTACATGGAGCTTGATGTCTTTGGGGTACCTTATGCAGCACAAACCCAGGTTGCAGGATGCTCAGGGAGAATTGATGTTTTCTCAGGGAACCTAACTTTCTTTTCAACAGATGTTGGAGCCACTCCTACAGATTATAATACTCTTGTTCCTATATTAAGTTATAACAGGCTCAACAACTACAACAGCACTGATGCTCCGGGAGAAACGGTAAGACTTGTCACCTTCAATCTTCCTACCGCAGTTAACAACGCTAATTTTGTTGTAATTTCTACCCCTCATGGTGCCAATGCGGGAGGGGAAGAATACATCAGAAGACAAAATTACACCTATATAGATGGTGTTCAAATGCTGACTTACACTCCAGGAGGAATATCTTGTGAACCCTACAGAGTCTACAATACACAAGGTAATGGTATCTATGGAACAGTCCCAAAATCTTTTGATGAATGGACCTCATGGAACAACTGGTGTCCAGGTAATTCAGTTCCTATCAGAGGATTTACTTTACCTTCTATGACTGCCGGAAATCATACTTTAAAACATACAATTCCTACTGCCGTTTTTAATGGACAACAGGGAGATGTTTACCTGTCAGTGTATATGCAAGGCAAAAGCAATGCAACTTTAAATGTAAAAGATATAAAAACCATAGATGTAGGCATCTACCCTAACCCTACCTCTGATTTTGTCAATATAAAATCGAAAGAGGAGGTGGCATCTATGACACTATTCAGTATGGATGGAAGGAAATTAACCGAAGTTTACAGAGAAAACAGGATCAACCTTTCATCATATAGTACCGGGATTTATTTCCTGAATATCGTTCTAAAGGACGGAACTACTTTCAAACATAAAATCATCAAAAAATAATCCATTCCGATCAACACAGAAAAGCCTGTTTTCCTTAAAAGTCTTAAAAAAAAGATAAAACACTTCATAAAAAACCGTTAATAACTCATAAAAAACTCTCCATTGACAAAAATCATCGGAGAGTTTTTAGCTTCATAAAAATTGATAAATCTCTAAAAAGGAGAAGTTAAATTTTCTAAAAGCCATTATGATCCCGTCAAATTTCCATGTAAAATGAAAATAATAAATAATGTGTTTTTTCTGTATTATAGAACTTTTACTTTAATCCTTTCCCCAAAAAATTGTCATTTTCAGTTTATTAAACTATTTTTGGTGATTAAAATTTCGGCAAAATGAATTATCATTTTCAAGCACACAGACAGGTAAGAAGAAATCTTTTAGATATCCTGCAGAACACGTCCCATGAGGACCTTCTGTTGATTCCGGATGGCTTCAACAACAATATTTACTGGAATATTGCCCACACGGTTGCTACTCAGCAGCTTTTGCATTATTATTTAAGCGGCAATCCTTTCCGTATTGATAAATATTGGGTTGAAACCTATAAAAAAGGAACGTTACCCAACTTAAATGTCCAAAAATCCGAAGTAGAAGATCTGGAGTTCTTACTCACAGAAACCTCTAAGATTTTAATGAAGGATTATGACAGTGATTTCTTTTCAGACTATACACCCTACACAACAAGTTTCGGGATGGATCTGAAAAGTATTCAGGATGCCATCATTTTTAATAATATGCATGAAAGCCTTCATTATGGATATGTGATGGCCCAGAAAAGAGCCATTTTAGGAGAAAAATACTAGATGTTCAAGGTTTAAAGTTCGTAGTTTAAAGCTATGGGAATAATTAAAAGATTTGAAGATTTAGAAATCTGGAAGTTGTCAAGAGAACTTTTCAAGGAGATTTACCATATCATTGAATCTATTCATTTTAAAAATAATTTTAAACTTTACAATCAAATTAATGGTTCTTTAGGAAACATTAAGTAAAAAGATTAATTCTTTTATAAAATATTTAAATACAACAGATTTAAAGGGAACAAAGTATAAACCTTAAACTCAAAACCTTGAACTTTAAACATTAAACTTTGAGCTCTAACATAAAATTTTATACAAATCAATGAAAGACGATTTTATTTTCGGGCTGCGTCCCGTGATTGAAGCAATTGAAGCGGGAAAAACGATTGACAAGATCTTTGTGCAGAATGCACTTCAGGGTCCTATTTATGCTGAACTGAAAGCGATTTTAGCGAAAAATAAAATCCGTCCCAATTATGTTCCGGTTGAAAAACTGAACCGTTTTACAAGAAAAAATCACCAGGGGGTGGTTGCTTTTATTTCGGATGTTCCGTTTCATAAAGTGGAGGATCTTGTTCCACAATTATTTGAGGAAGGTAAAACACCTTTCTTATTAATTCTGGACAGACTTACAGATGTAAGAAACTTTGGAGCCATCTGCAGAACAGCAGAATGTGTAGGGATAGATGCTGTTATTATTCCTGAAAAAGGAGCGGCTCCTATCAATTCTGATGCGATTAAAACTTCTGCAGGAGCTATTTATAATATTAAAATCTGTAAGGAAAACAATCTTGCTCATGTTGTAGATTTCCTTCAACAGAGTGGAATTACTGTATTTTCAGCATCTGAAAAAGCTCAGAAACTTATCTATGACGTCAACTTCACAGAACCATGTGCTATTGTTATGGGAAATGAGGAAACAGGTATTTCTAAAGAAGTATTGCATCATTCTGATGAAAAAATAAAACTTCCTATTGAAGGAAAAACCCAATCTCTGAATGTTTCTGTAGCCTGTGGAGCTATCCTCTATGAAGCGGTGAGACAGAAGAGTATGAAAATCAATTAATTCGATAACACAACACTTAAAAAAATTAGAAAATGAAAAACATAGCAGCAATAGCGCTATTATCATCTATAGCTCTTGTGTCTTGTAAAAAAGAAACGGCAAAAATCACGAAAGTGGATCCTAAAACCGGGAAAACAGTTACCGTAGAAGTTCCTGCAGATTCTGTAGCGAAAGTTGCAGAAAATCCTGCGATCAGAGACTCTGCGGGAATCGTGACTCAAACTTTCAAACTTGAAAAAGGGAAAACTTATCCACTTACTACTTATCAGAGAGATGTGAAAACAATGACGGATCCTCAGGGGAAATCCATCACAGCAACTGCAGAATCTACTGATGAAATGAACTTCACAGTAAACGATATCAAAGGTAACGTTTACGAAATGACACTTAATCTTGTTTCTAAAAGAAGCTCTCAGTCTGCACAAGGTAAAACGGTTGTCGTAGATACTAAACAGCCTCTTCCAAAAGAAGATGATCTTAAAATGATCTGGAATATCAACAAAGCGCTTACCAGCAATAAGCTTGATATGAAGATGGATACGAAAGGAAATGTGATTTCTATTACAGGTTTTGATGCGGTTTACACTAAAGTTTCAACGGCGCTGGGAACATTAATTAAGGATGCTAATGAAAGAGCAAGCGTTGTAGCAAGCCTTAAAGAGTCTTTTAATGAGAAAGTATTGAAAGATCAGTTCAATAAAAATCTTTCTATTATCCCTAAAAAAGGGGTAAAAGTAGGAGAAAAATGGACCACTTCTGAAAATGCAGATCCAAGCGGAAGTATCAAGGTAACTTCGAACTATGTTTTAAAGAGCTTAGGAAACGGAACTGCAGAAATTGCTGTAACCGGAGGTATTCCTAAGAAGACTGAAAAGAAAGCTCAGGGACCTATTACCCACAGCATGAGCAGTGAACTTGCTCAGAACGGAACCATCAAGTTCGATGAGAATACAGGATGGATCATCAACCAGAACATCAATGTAAAAACTACGCAGATAGAAACCATTTCAGACGGAAAACAATCGCAATCTATGAAGAGCGTTTCCAATTCTTCTGTCATGGTAAACCCTTCTGCAAAATAATTAAAGCTTAAAAGAGTAAGGATCAAGTATTTGATTCTTACTCTTTAAACCTTAAATCAATTTATTATGAAGTACATTCTTGAGTTAGTACTGTCTGCCATTATTATTTTCTTTGTCTGGAATATTCTGAAAAGAATTTTCTTTAAGACATTCTACAGCTATAGGTTCAATAACCAACAGCAAAATAATTCACAGCAAGATATCAACAGCTCGAATAAGAATAACAATAAGAACCTTAAATGGGATGCGGAAACCGTAGACTACGAAGAGGTAAAAGAGAGTAATGACAAAAGGTAAAAAATCCAAGAAATAAAAGATAATAACCAGCATGGCAAAAAACAAAAACTTAATTTATATTGCAGTTTCATTAGTAGTATTTATAGTTTTAGCATTTTTATATTCCACTCCTGTATTTTCAGGAAAACAGCTTTTCCAGCATGATATTGTACAATACAGAGGAGGCGCAAAAGAACTTCTAGACTATAGAGCTAACACAGGAAATGAAACATATTGGAGTGACTCCATGTTCGGGGGAATGCCGACTTATCAGATGGGGAGTCAGTTTAAGGGTGATATCATCAAAAAAATCGACAGCAATCTGAACTTTCTGCCAAGACCGGTCAACTATCTTTTCCTGCTTTTTGCAGGTTTTTTCCTTTTGGGAATGGTAGTGGTAAGAAACTGGAAATATGCTTTATTAGGGGCTACTTTCTTCGGACTTTCCACTTATTTTTATATCATTATTGCAGCAGGACACAATGGAAAAGTAAATACCATTGAGTATTTTGCACCGCTTTTAGCCGGGATTTTATTGGTTTATATCAGAAAACAATACATCTGGGGATTCATTGTAACAACCCTGTTTATGGGGCTTCAGATTGCAGCGAACCACCCTCAGATGACTTATTATCTGTTTCTGGCTCTAGGATTTTTATTCCTTTCTGAGTTAATCAGAGCCATCCAGAAAAAAACGCCGATGAAGCATTTTCTGATTTCGTCAGGGATCATTGCTGCATCTTGTATTATTGGAGTTGGAATGAATTCTCAAAGAATCATGGCCAATTCTGAATATGTAAAGGAAACGGTTCGTGGAAAACAGATCTTAACCAACGATAGCCATACTTCAGGAAAATCCGGAATGGATAAGGAAAGTATGCTGATGTGGAGCTACGGGCAACTGGAAACTTTAAACCTTTTCATTCCTAGATTAATGGGTGGCGGAAGCCAGGAACCTGAAGCTAAGGAAATGATGAATAAGGTACAGGAACTTGTTCAGGAAAATGTGGGTTCACAAGCTGAAATGGACAGAATTTCAAAAGGTTTCAGCGGAATGACATATTGGGGAGATCAACCGGGAACTTCAGGACCAGCATATCAGGGAGCTATCGTATGCTTCCTTGCCCTGTTAGGATTCTTTTTCGCATGGAAAAAATACCGTTACTGGATCTTAGGTGCTTCTGTTCTGACGATTTTATTAGCTTGGGGAAGCAACTTTATGCCGTTATCTGACTTCTTTATTGATTACGTTCCATTTTACAATAAATTCAGAGCGCCTTCTTCTATCCTTGTGGTAGTAGAGTTATTATTCCCTTTAATTGCTATTTTAGGACTATACAGATTCTTTACGGATGAAAAACTGACTGAGGAATACAAGCAAAAAGTCCTGATGTATGTAAGTGGCGGAACATTAGGTTTGCTACTAATTCTTTTACTCTTCGGTAAATCATTACTAGGATTTTCTACAGCAGGTGAGAAGACTTACTTCCCTCCTTTCTTACTGGATTATTTAGTAGATGAAAGATATAAGCTGTTTAAAACAGATGCTGTAAAAGCATTTATCTATGTAGCAATTGCTGCGGCTGCCCTATTCTTTAGCTTAAAGAAAAAACTTAATCCTAATATTGCTTTAGTCGTGATTGGTTTAGTAAGTTTATTTGATCTGTGGACCGTTAACAAGCGGTATTTAAATGACGAAAACTATGTAGATAAGATCTTTGCTGAGAACCCTTTCCAGACAGAAAGCTCGGATTTATTAGCTGAAAAAGTACAAGGTAATCCAAACCTTGAGTCTATTTTATCTAATGTAAATATCAATAAAACCTTAGAAACGATTGCGGATAAGGATAAGGCCCACTACAGAATTTATAACCAAACTCTAGGTGTTACCAGTGAAACCAACACTTCTTATTTTAAAGCCTCTATTGGGGGTTACCACGCTGTAAAACTGAGAAGATATGATGATGTACTGAATGAATATATCTCCAACACAGATACTGTAAAAACGCCAAGAATATTAAACTTACTGAATGCAAAATACATGATTTTCGGAGGTCCGGATCAGCCTCAGGTGGTTCCAAATCCTAAAGCTAACGGAAATGCATGGTTTGTAAGTGATCTTAAATTTGTAGATACGCCTAACGAAGAAATTAAATCTATCGGAGAAGTTGATAATAAAAAAACAGCTGTAATTGCATCTTCTGACAAGGATTATTTCAGCAATAAACCGGTTCAGGCAGATTCAGCAGCATTCATCAATTTAACGAAATACCAACCTAACGAGCTAGAATTCAAATCTCAGTCGAAGACTCCTCAATTGGCCGTTTTCTCTGAAATATATTACCCTCACGGATGGAAAGTTCTGGTAGATGAAAAAGAGGTTCCTTACATCAAAGCAGATTATTTACTTCGTGCAGTGCATGTTCCTGCTGGAAATCACCACATCAGAATGGTTTTTGAACCGGAAGTGATTGAAAAAGGAAAATGGATATCTCTTTTAAGCTTCGGTTTATTTATTGCACTGGCTGCCTTTGGACTTTTCTGGTTGAATAAGAATAAGAAAAAAGAAACTTTAGTTGAACCAACTGCCTAATGTTGTTTGATTTAATCAAAAAATGAAACAGAATAAAATACTGATTATCACCTATTACTGGCCTCCTGCGGGAGGTCCTGGTGTTCAAAGATGGCTGAAGTTTGCTAAATATCTGCCTGATTTTGGATGGAAACCTGTGGTCTATACTCCGGAAAACCCAAGTTATCCATTGATGGATAAAACCCTGATGAAAGATGTTCCTGAAAACATTGAAATCGTTAAAACAAAAATCTGGGAACCTTATCAGCTGGCTGAAAAGCTTAATAAAAGCAACAAAAAATTCAAGGCCGGGCAATTTGATGTTGGAAAAAACCAAAGCTGGAAATCTAAACTTTCTATATGGGTAAGAGGAAACTTTTTCATTCCAGATGCCAGAGTTTTCTGGGTGAAACCATCTATTAAATTTTTGGAAAAATACTTACAGGAAAATAAGATTAACACCATCGTAACTTCCGGTCCTCCCCACTCGCTTCATCTGATTGGATTAGGCTTGAAAAACAAATTTCCTGATCTTAAATGGATTGCTGATTTCCGTGATCCATGGACAGAAATTTCCTATTATAAACATCTGAAACTGACTAAGAGCTCGGATCAAAAGCATCGCCAACTGGAAAGCGCTGTGTTTAAAAATGCAGATATTACCCTAGCCACAAGTTATACAGATGCTGAAAATTTTAGAAAAGCAGGAGCCAATGCAGTTTGTATTACCAATGGCTTTGACGAAAGTGATTCAACAGAAAAAACGAAAGAACTAAAAGGATCCAATACGACTTTTGTATTAAGCTATATTGGAGTTCTTGAGCAGCTCAGAAATCCGGAAAACCTTTGGAAAGCATTGGATGAGCTGGTAACGGAAAATACAGAATTTGCAAAATATTTCCGATTAAAATTTGTAGGCAGAATTGATGATAAGATTCTTCATTCTATAGAAAACTCAACTCTGAAAGAGCATATCCTGAATATGGGGTATCTTTCCCATGGTAAGGCTTTTGAAGAAATGCAGACTTCAGAAATGCTACTGATTACCAACTTCCCGAATGAATCTTCAAAAGGAATTATTCCCGGAAAAATATTTGAATATCTGGCCTCCGGAAAGCAGATCCTTTCATTTGGACCCAATCAGGCTGATGTTGCCAGAATACTAGAAGAAACACATGCCGGAAAACATTTCAGCTATAGCGATTCTGAAACCGTAAAAAGATTTATCCTTGACACGTTTGAGCTCTGGAAAAATGGGAATCTTTCTGAAAACACCCAACATATTGAACAGTTTTCCAGAAAAAACCTAACAAAGCAACTAAGCGAAATTTTATAAAGGAAGGAAGTTAGAAGCTGGAAGAAGGAAGTTATGAAACAGGGGAAACAATTATCATTTTCATCTTCAAAATATAATTGAAAACCACAAGTATTTTTTATAACCCAAACTTCTTCCAGCCTCCAACATTTTATATTGTCCATTGGTCGTTCACTACAGCAATCAGATAGTATTTTCCCTGAAACTCTTCAAATACAAAACGAAGAGTTTTCCAATCCATTTCACCATTCTTTTCAGTCCCTTTGATGTAATTCTCTGTAAAATCTTTCTTAGGATAGACCTTTTCAAGGTTATTCAGTGAATTCCCTCCCCCTATAAATTTATTCAGAGAATATTGAGAGGTTGTAAAATCGGCGGAAAACACCCATTTACCAAGGTAATCATTAATTGTAGCTTTATAAGGATCTCCGGAACCGTCCTTTGCTCCCCAGGTAAATAATGTTTTTGTAGGCTGGTATTTTTCAAACTCTTCTTTCGAAAAATGTTTATCTCCTTTAGGGTCTACAAAAGCATACATGGAAAAACTAATTCCCTTTTCAGGATGAATTAATGAAGCAAATGTTTTGTAATCCTTGGCTTTCAATGCTTGTACAACTTCATCATTTACCTTTTTAAGATCACCTTCTTTCTTTACTTTTTCTTTAGCAATCGTTGCGCTGTCCTGTGGTTTTATACGGGTAATGGTATCAATTTCATTGGGAACAGGCTTTCCAGCCTCTTTCTTACAGGCGACCATCAAGCTAAGCATAAGTATTGCTACGAGTAGTTTTTTCATATCTTTTAGTTTTATAATACCTATAAAACCACCAAAACTGATGCCAATGCGGGATTAGAGATTCGAGGTGCGGGATGTGAAATTCGGGATGTGAGATTTGAAGTTACGATTCTTTAAGATCTTATTCTGATATTTTTATTATTTATTGTCTGCTTATGAACAATCTTATCAGCTTCAATGAAGACTTTTTCCCAATTACATTGTACCTTTGGAATATGGAAATTTTGGATATTCTCATTATAGGAGCAGGACCTATTGGAATCAACTGTGCCATTGAAGCCCAGAAAAACAACTTAAATTATGTCATCATAGAAAAAGGAACCATTGTCAATTCTCTGTACAATTATCCCTTATATATGCGGTTCTTCTCTACCGCCGAAAAACTGGAAATTGATGGAACTCCATTTATTTCTACGGCTCCCAAACCGGGAAGACAGGACGCCTTGGAATATTATCAGGGAATTGCCAGACAAAAAGACCTGAATATTCATCTTTATGAAAAGGTACTCAATGTATCCAGAACACCTGATATATTTGATATTGAAACCACAAAAGGAAAATATAAGGCTAAAAATGTAATTATTGCCACCGGATTTTATGATATCCCTAACCTTATGAATATCCCCGGTGAGGAACT from Chryseobacterium indologenes encodes the following:
- the rlmB gene encoding 23S rRNA (guanosine(2251)-2'-O)-methyltransferase RlmB; the encoded protein is MKDDFIFGLRPVIEAIEAGKTIDKIFVQNALQGPIYAELKAILAKNKIRPNYVPVEKLNRFTRKNHQGVVAFISDVPFHKVEDLVPQLFEEGKTPFLLILDRLTDVRNFGAICRTAECVGIDAVIIPEKGAAPINSDAIKTSAGAIYNIKICKENNLAHVVDFLQQSGITVFSASEKAQKLIYDVNFTEPCAIVMGNEETGISKEVLHHSDEKIKLPIEGKTQSLNVSVACGAILYEAVRQKSMKIN
- a CDS encoding glycosyl transferase family 1 → MKQNKILIITYYWPPAGGPGVQRWLKFAKYLPDFGWKPVVYTPENPSYPLMDKTLMKDVPENIEIVKTKIWEPYQLAEKLNKSNKKFKAGQFDVGKNQSWKSKLSIWVRGNFFIPDARVFWVKPSIKFLEKYLQENKINTIVTSGPPHSLHLIGLGLKNKFPDLKWIADFRDPWTEISYYKHLKLTKSSDQKHRQLESAVFKNADITLATSYTDAENFRKAGANAVCITNGFDESDSTEKTKELKGSNTTFVLSYIGVLEQLRNPENLWKALDELVTENTEFAKYFRLKFVGRIDDKILHSIENSTLKEHILNMGYLSHGKAFEEMQTSEMLLITNFPNESSKGIIPGKIFEYLASGKQILSFGPNQADVARILEETHAGKHFSYSDSETVKRFILDTFELWKNGNLSENTQHIEQFSRKNLTKQLSEIL
- a CDS encoding DinB family protein — protein: MNYHFQAHRQVRRNLLDILQNTSHEDLLLIPDGFNNNIYWNIAHTVATQQLLHYYLSGNPFRIDKYWVETYKKGTLPNLNVQKSEVEDLEFLLTETSKILMKDYDSDFFSDYTPYTTSFGMDLKSIQDAIIFNNMHESLHYGYVMAQKRAILGEKY
- a CDS encoding peptide-N-glycosidase F-related protein, which encodes MYKRLFFASLFLTGLFKSQTTTMTNLISDAVYYDGYAAPVANPVPNGLIRLGNTRYARKLTDTELDSFKAKIAMRVTIGALCDNYDRLGEVFLALVPKNQPTYTMDDANVKRIEAARYITPFMNKNRSPIEVPYTYDISNLYSVFHNTELRNAYDMYMELDVFGVPYAAQTQVAGCSGRIDVFSGNLTFFSTDVGATPTDYNTLVPILSYNRLNNYNSTDAPGETVRLVTFNLPTAVNNANFVVISTPHGANAGGEEYIRRQNYTYIDGVQMLTYTPGGISCEPYRVYNTQGNGIYGTVPKSFDEWTSWNNWCPGNSVPIRGFTLPSMTAGNHTLKHTIPTAVFNGQQGDVYLSVYMQGKSNATLNVKDIKTIDVGIYPNPTSDFVNIKSKEEVASMTLFSMDGRKLTEVYRENRINLSSYSTGIYFLNIVLKDGTTFKHKIIKK
- a CDS encoding YfhO family protein, whose product is MAKNKNLIYIAVSLVVFIVLAFLYSTPVFSGKQLFQHDIVQYRGGAKELLDYRANTGNETYWSDSMFGGMPTYQMGSQFKGDIIKKIDSNLNFLPRPVNYLFLLFAGFFLLGMVVVRNWKYALLGATFFGLSTYFYIIIAAGHNGKVNTIEYFAPLLAGILLVYIRKQYIWGFIVTTLFMGLQIAANHPQMTYYLFLALGFLFLSELIRAIQKKTPMKHFLISSGIIAASCIIGVGMNSQRIMANSEYVKETVRGKQILTNDSHTSGKSGMDKESMLMWSYGQLETLNLFIPRLMGGGSQEPEAKEMMNKVQELVQENVGSQAEMDRISKGFSGMTYWGDQPGTSGPAYQGAIVCFLALLGFFFAWKKYRYWILGASVLTILLAWGSNFMPLSDFFIDYVPFYNKFRAPSSILVVVELLFPLIAILGLYRFFTDEKLTEEYKQKVLMYVSGGTLGLLLILLLFGKSLLGFSTAGEKTYFPPFLLDYLVDERYKLFKTDAVKAFIYVAIAAAALFFSLKKKLNPNIALVVIGLVSLFDLWTVNKRYLNDENYVDKIFAENPFQTESSDLLAEKVQGNPNLESILSNVNINKTLETIADKDKAHYRIYNQTLGVTSETNTSYFKASIGGYHAVKLRRYDDVLNEYISNTDTVKTPRILNLLNAKYMIFGGPDQPQVVPNPKANGNAWFVSDLKFVDTPNEEIKSIGEVDNKKTAVIASSDKDYFSNKPVQADSAAFINLTKYQPNELEFKSQSKTPQLAVFSEIYYPHGWKVLVDEKEVPYIKADYLLRAVHVPAGNHHIRMVFEPEVIEKGKWISLLSFGLFIALAAFGLFWLNKNKKKETLVEPTA
- a CDS encoding DUF6263 family protein, with the translated sequence MKNIAAIALLSSIALVSCKKETAKITKVDPKTGKTVTVEVPADSVAKVAENPAIRDSAGIVTQTFKLEKGKTYPLTTYQRDVKTMTDPQGKSITATAESTDEMNFTVNDIKGNVYEMTLNLVSKRSSQSAQGKTVVVDTKQPLPKEDDLKMIWNINKALTSNKLDMKMDTKGNVISITGFDAVYTKVSTALGTLIKDANERASVVASLKESFNEKVLKDQFNKNLSIIPKKGVKVGEKWTTSENADPSGSIKVTSNYVLKSLGNGTAEIAVTGGIPKKTEKKAQGPITHSMSSELAQNGTIKFDENTGWIINQNINVKTTQIETISDGKQSQSMKSVSNSSVMVNPSAK